Proteins found in one Triticum aestivum cultivar Chinese Spring chromosome 4D, IWGSC CS RefSeq v2.1, whole genome shotgun sequence genomic segment:
- the LOC123097915 gene encoding protein FAR-RED ELONGATED HYPOCOTYL 1 isoform X2: MDHGGGGRGMAGYEAAAAAASTNQKTESFGGCSNSVKKIYPIDSPIKKRKSQYDLSDTRLSSLKYKFQDRRTSQEDETARTESLGGDDIFINKNCNVDMANVYKELDSCENTQSLLGGCIEVDSINGIESRSMRKRASASSSSSNNISSDTYSSFHSYGTKETDSWVRPHLEHDGSGLLLQAYDDDIEKICNVMNELAGGGVDGSADRIMDETLYSNGIDDFMILPASKNGEKKKKLTIDQEFEQYFSKLML, translated from the exons ATGGATCACGGCGGAGGAGGTCGTGGGATGGCAGGGTAcgaggcggctgcggcggcggcttccACCAACCAGAAGACCGAAAGCTTCGGAGGCTG CTCCAACAGCGTGAAGAAAATTTACCCCATTGACAGTCCAATTAAGAAAAGAAAGTCGCAGTATGACCTCAGTGACACAAGGCTGTCATCGCTGAAATACAAGTTTCAGGACCGACGAACTTCACAGGAGGATGAGACTGCAAGAACAGAAAGCTTAGGAGGTGATGACATTTTCATCAACAAGAACTGTAATGTGGACATGGCCAATGTTTACAAGGAATTGGACTCGTGTGAGAATACTCAAAGCCTTTTAGGTGGTTGCATCGAAGTTGACTCCATAAATGGAATCGAGAGCCGGTCTATGAGAAAACGGGCATCTGCATCCAGCAGCTCAAGCAACAACATTTCATCGGACACTTACAGTTCTTTTCATAGCTATGGCACCaaagagactgacagctgggtgaGGCCACACCTGGAGCATGATGGCTCAGGTTTGCTGCTGCAAGCATACGATGATGACATTGAGAAAATCTGCAATGTGATGAATGAGCTAGCAGGTGGCGGTGTCGATGGTTCTGCTGATCGTATCATGGATGAGACGCTTTACTCGAATGGCATTGATGATTTCATGATTTTGCCAGCAAGCAAGAATG gggagaagaagaagaagctaaccATCGATCAAGAATTCGAGCAGTACTTCTCAAAACTCATGCTTTAG
- the LOC123097915 gene encoding protein FAR-RED ELONGATED HYPOCOTYL 1 isoform X1, with translation MDHGGGGRGMAGYEAAAAAASTNQKTESFGGCSSSNSVKKIYPIDSPIKKRKSQYDLSDTRLSSLKYKFQDRRTSQEDETARTESLGGDDIFINKNCNVDMANVYKELDSCENTQSLLGGCIEVDSINGIESRSMRKRASASSSSSNNISSDTYSSFHSYGTKETDSWVRPHLEHDGSGLLLQAYDDDIEKICNVMNELAGGGVDGSADRIMDETLYSNGIDDFMILPASKNGEKKKKLTIDQEFEQYFSKLML, from the exons ATGGATCACGGCGGAGGAGGTCGTGGGATGGCAGGGTAcgaggcggctgcggcggcggcttccACCAACCAGAAGACCGAAAGCTTCGGAGGCTG TTCCAGCTCCAACAGCGTGAAGAAAATTTACCCCATTGACAGTCCAATTAAGAAAAGAAAGTCGCAGTATGACCTCAGTGACACAAGGCTGTCATCGCTGAAATACAAGTTTCAGGACCGACGAACTTCACAGGAGGATGAGACTGCAAGAACAGAAAGCTTAGGAGGTGATGACATTTTCATCAACAAGAACTGTAATGTGGACATGGCCAATGTTTACAAGGAATTGGACTCGTGTGAGAATACTCAAAGCCTTTTAGGTGGTTGCATCGAAGTTGACTCCATAAATGGAATCGAGAGCCGGTCTATGAGAAAACGGGCATCTGCATCCAGCAGCTCAAGCAACAACATTTCATCGGACACTTACAGTTCTTTTCATAGCTATGGCACCaaagagactgacagctgggtgaGGCCACACCTGGAGCATGATGGCTCAGGTTTGCTGCTGCAAGCATACGATGATGACATTGAGAAAATCTGCAATGTGATGAATGAGCTAGCAGGTGGCGGTGTCGATGGTTCTGCTGATCGTATCATGGATGAGACGCTTTACTCGAATGGCATTGATGATTTCATGATTTTGCCAGCAAGCAAGAATG gggagaagaagaagaagctaaccATCGATCAAGAATTCGAGCAGTACTTCTCAAAACTCATGCTTTAG